Proteins encoded together in one Apis cerana isolate GH-2021 linkage group LG4, AcerK_1.0, whole genome shotgun sequence window:
- the LOC107999068 gene encoding small ribosomal subunit protein uS10m gives MFHSKAFPFLHNIINRNLYNIKSNYNKSLQYILYSTNIENSDKTSNITLTKDINEISQQSETSNENSQYQKIDISENTIEALPGSSNTSDDPNYSDEPDKLYKKLEIEMRGNDPAVLKSYGEFAVMAANYLDIIVGRHITLRKPIHERLTVLKSIHVHKKHRVQYETRTYYRYLDLFKLTGSTADTYLEYIERNLPEGVAMKITKVELQTLPEKIQQATSS, from the exons ATGTTTCATTCAaag gcaTTTCCTttcttacataatattataaatagaaatttgtataatataaaatcaaattataacaaatcacttcaatatatattatattcaactaatattgaaaattcagaTAAGACTTCAAATATAACTTTAACAAAAgacataaatgaaatttctcagCAATCTGAAActtcaaatgaaaattcacaatatcaaaaaattgatatttccgAGAATACTATTGAAGCATTACCTGGATCATCAAATACATCTGATGATCCCAATTat TCTGATGAGCCtgataaactttataaaaaattagaaattgaaatgagAGGAAATGATCCTGCAGTTCTCAAAAGCTATGGAGAATTTGCTGTTATGGCAGCAAATTATTTAGACATCATTGTTGGTAGACA tattacACTACGAAAGCCTATCCATGAAAGATTAACAGTACTTAAGTCTATTCATGTTCATAAAAAACATCGAGTTCAGTATGAAACAAGAACATATTATAGATATCTTgacctttttaaattaactggTTCAACTGCAGAtacatatttagaatatatagaaagaaatcTTCCAGAAGGAGTAGCAATGAAAATTACAAAg GTGGAATTACAAACTTTACcagaaaaaattcaacaagCAACATCttcataa
- the LOC107999037 gene encoding beta-1,3-glucan-binding protein translates to MFHLNTFLVSILIFLLNSISYFILVNSYVLPTPVFELLEPKGIRIWIPNEQGLKFFAFQGNVNKKLQLNQLGEISGEVYRKKNEKWTIENKDINIVSGDIIHYWIYIQVNEAMHINGEKTWTVPNKFTNLLFHESFDSLKDSVWNHEVKIPLTPDYEFCVYHNDQHSSIYVENGLLKIKPLILENLYGDNATTYGKLILSGCTSKISAECERKGKSFHILPPILSARLSTKNTFSFQYGKIEIRAKFPNGDWLYPEMWLQSKYDYYGPNYSSGCVILGLSRGNENLVSTDGKIYDSRTLDFGLRVGTTKNLTNHIVSQTLENGPRWTKDFHTYTTIWDSNGFQFFVDGKEFGKLTPQENGWMYGNNFNKMAPFDQQFYITLGLGVGGIRVFPDGTTSSGNVKPWKNVGAKAMLQFWHAKDQWLSSWRKTNSEENIFEIDYIRIWSL, encoded by the exons atgtttcatttaaatacttttcttgtttcaattttaatatttttattaaactcaaTCAGTTACTTTATATTAGTAAATTCTTATGTATTACCTACACCAGTTTTCGAACTTTTAGAGCCAAAAGGAATTCGTATATGGATACcaa ATGAACAAGgcttgaaattttttgcatttcaaggaaatgtaaataaaaaacttcaattaaatcaattgGGAGAAATATCGGGTGAagtatatagaaagaaaaacgaaaaatggaccattgaaaataaagatataaatatagtatcaGGAgacattatacattattggATTTATATACAAGTAAATGAAGCAATGCATATCAATGGAGAAAAAACTTGGACAG ttCCCAATAAATtcacgaatttattatttcacgaaAGTTTTGATTCCTTGAAAGATTCAGTTTGGAATCATGAAGTTAAGATACCATTAACTCCT GATTATGAATTTTGTGTTTATCACAATGATCAACATTCATCTATATATGTTGAAAATGGATTGCTTAAAATCAAGCCACTGATATTAGAAAATCTTTATGGTGATAATGCAACTACATACGGAAAACTGATACTTAGTGg atgCACTAGTAAGATTTCAGCAGAATGTGAACGTAAGGGTAAATCGTTCCATATATTGCCACCTATTTTGTCTGCTAGATTAAGTACAAAAAACACTTTTAGTTTTCaatatggaaaaattgaaataagggCGAAGTTTCCTAATGGTGATTGGTTATATCcag AAATGTGGCTTCAATCAAAGTATGATTATTATGGTCCCAACTATTCCAGTGGATGTGTTATACTCGGTCTTTCTcgtggaaatgaaaatttagttTCTACTGATGGAAAGATATACGATTCAAGAACATTAGATTTTGGATTACGAGTAGGAACAACAAAAAATCTTACAAATCATATAGTATCTCAAACTTTAGAAAATGGTCCAAGATGGACAAAGGATTTTCACACTTACACAACAATTTGGGATTCCAatggatttcaattttttgtggATGGCAAAGAATTTGGTAAATTGACTCCACAAGAAAATGGTTGGATGTATGggaataatttcaacaaaatggCTCCTTTTGATCAACAA ttttatattacacTCGGGCTAGGAGTTGGTGGTATTCGTGTATTTCCTGATGGGACAACTAGCTCAGGAAATGTAAAACCATGGAAAAATGTTGGAGCTAAA GCAATGTTGCAATTTTGGCATGCAAAAGATCAGTGGTTATCAAGTTggagaaaaacaaatagtgaagaaaatatcttcgaaattgattatattcgaatatggtcactttaa